The Rhinolophus ferrumequinum isolate MPI-CBG mRhiFer1 chromosome 6, mRhiFer1_v1.p, whole genome shotgun sequence genome has a window encoding:
- the GTF2A2 gene encoding transcription initiation factor IIA subunit 2: MAYQLYRNTTLGNSLQESLDELIQSQQITPQLALQVLLQFDKAINSALAQRVRNRVNFRGSLNTYRFCDNVWTFVLNDVEFREVTELIKVDKVKIVACDGKNTGSNTTE; encoded by the exons ATGGCATATCAATTATACAGAAAtaccactttgggaaacagtcttCAGGAAAGCCTCGATGAGCTCATACAG TCTCAACAGATCACCCCCCAACTTGCCCTTCAAGTTCTACTTCAGTTTGATAAGGCTATAAATTCAGCATTGGCTCAGAGGGTCAGGAACAGAGTCAATTTCAGG ggcTCTCTAAATACGTACAGATTCTGCGATAATGTGTGGACTTTTGTATTGAATGATGTTGAATTCAGAGAGGTGACAGAACTTATTAAAGTGGATAAAGTGAAAATTGTAGCCTGTGATGGTAAAA atACTGGCTCCAATACTacagaatga